A genomic window from Clostridium aceticum includes:
- the glnA gene encoding type I glutamate--ammonia ligase, which translates to MKTNYNKEEILQKAKELELEFIHLQFTDIMGVMKNISITIEQLEKALDNEIMFDGSSIDGFVRIEESDMYLRPDLSTFVVFPWTNGSREARMICDVYRPDGTPFDGCPRNTLKRVLKEAEEMGYIMNVGPECEFFLFHTNERGEPTLDTHDNAGYFDLAPVDLGGDARKDMTVTLKQMGFEIEASHHEVAQGQHEIDFLYADALATADNIMTFKMAVRIIAQRHGLHATFMPKPKFGINGSGMHINMSLATLDGKNAFYDENDPLKLSQVAYQYLGGIVKHAKAFAAVTNPTINSYKRLVPGYEAPVLIAWSSSNRSPLIRIPAKRGNSTRIELRNPDPSANPYLALAAILKAGLDGIKNKIEPPAPVCSNVYHMSGEEMKEKGIEGLPTNLYEAIQELSKDEVLKEALGPHIFEKFSDAALLEWSEYSRYVSQWELDRYLRKF; encoded by the coding sequence ATGAAAACCAATTATAACAAGGAAGAAATTTTACAAAAAGCAAAGGAACTTGAGCTTGAATTCATTCATTTACAGTTCACAGACATTATGGGGGTAATGAAAAATATTTCTATTACCATTGAGCAATTAGAGAAGGCCTTAGACAATGAAATTATGTTTGATGGATCTTCTATAGATGGCTTTGTTAGAATTGAAGAATCGGATATGTATTTAAGACCAGACCTTTCTACTTTTGTAGTATTTCCTTGGACAAATGGATCTAGAGAAGCAAGAATGATCTGTGATGTTTACAGACCAGATGGAACACCTTTTGATGGTTGTCCTAGAAACACATTAAAAAGAGTATTGAAGGAAGCAGAGGAAATGGGTTATATCATGAATGTTGGTCCAGAGTGTGAGTTCTTCTTATTCCACACAAATGAAAGAGGGGAACCAACCTTAGATACCCATGATAATGCAGGATATTTTGATTTAGCACCTGTAGATTTAGGTGGAGACGCTAGAAAAGATATGACAGTGACGCTAAAACAAATGGGTTTTGAAATAGAGGCTTCTCATCACGAAGTAGCTCAAGGACAACATGAGATAGACTTCTTATATGCAGATGCTCTAGCAACTGCTGATAATATCATGACCTTTAAAATGGCGGTAAGAATCATTGCCCAAAGACATGGTCTTCATGCTACCTTTATGCCTAAACCTAAATTCGGTATCAATGGATCAGGAATGCACATCAACATGTCCTTAGCAACCTTAGATGGTAAAAATGCTTTCTATGATGAAAATGATCCTTTGAAGCTTTCACAAGTGGCATACCAATACTTAGGTGGAATCGTAAAGCATGCTAAAGCTTTTGCTGCTGTTACAAACCCTACAATTAACTCTTATAAAAGATTAGTTCCAGGTTATGAAGCACCGGTATTGATTGCTTGGTCTTCTAGTAATAGAAGTCCATTAATCAGAATACCTGCAAAAAGAGGTAACTCAACTAGAATCGAATTAAGAAACCCAGATCCATCTGCTAACCCATACTTAGCACTAGCAGCTATTTTAAAAGCAGGTTTAGATGGTATTAAAAATAAAATAGAGCCACCAGCACCTGTTTGCAGTAATGTATATCATATGAGTGGTGAAGAGATGAAGGAAAAAGGTATAGAAGGTCTTCCTACCAATTTATATGAAGCAATTCAAGAATTATCTAAAGACGAAGTATTAAAAGAAGCTCTAGGTCCACATATATTTGAAAAGTTCTCTGATGCAGCATTATTAGAATGGAGTGAGTATTCAAGATATGTAAGTCAATGGGAGCTAGACAGATACCTAAGAAAGTTTTAA
- the gatB gene encoding Asp-tRNA(Asn)/Glu-tRNA(Gln) amidotransferase subunit GatB: MIFETIIGLEIHVELLTKSKIFCSCSTEFGADPNENTCPVCTGLPGTLPVLNEEAVDLAIRAGKALNCDINVINKFDRKNYFYPDLPKAYQISQFDLPICEKGYVDIEVEGQKKTIHITRIHMEEDAGKLMHLEEEATTLVDYNRTGVPLIEIVTEPDLRSPEEAVEFLKNLKEILEYTDISDCRMEQGSLRCDANISLRQAGTEKLNTRVEIKNLNSFKEILKALKKEEKRQQELYLYGEGHKIQQETRKWDAAKGKTVAMRSKEESHDYRYFPEPDLPPVIIDQHKIEEIGATLPELPAEKRARFIEKYGVQKMQVDILVAKKELADYFEKVVALGAIPIEAANWITVDMLRLLKDEEETQEVPLKPEYIVQLLKLIDEGKVSRTAAKEVLEELWGTDKTPDQVVQEKGLNQISGTEELEKIVIDIISKYPQAVEDYKNGKAQAVGYLMGQIMKATSGKANPQMVKEIIVNKLNDFKI, encoded by the coding sequence ATGATTTTTGAAACCATCATAGGACTAGAGATACATGTTGAATTACTTACTAAGTCAAAGATATTTTGTTCCTGTTCTACAGAATTTGGTGCAGATCCCAATGAAAACACTTGTCCAGTCTGTACTGGACTTCCAGGCACTTTGCCTGTACTGAATGAAGAGGCTGTTGATTTGGCCATTAGAGCTGGTAAGGCATTGAACTGTGACATTAACGTAATCAATAAGTTTGATAGAAAAAATTATTTTTACCCTGATCTTCCAAAGGCCTATCAAATTTCACAGTTTGACCTGCCAATCTGCGAAAAGGGTTATGTGGATATTGAAGTAGAGGGACAAAAGAAAACAATTCATATTACACGGATTCATATGGAAGAAGACGCAGGAAAACTGATGCATCTTGAAGAGGAAGCTACTACTTTGGTAGATTATAATAGAACCGGGGTACCTTTAATAGAAATTGTAACAGAGCCAGATTTAAGATCCCCAGAGGAAGCAGTGGAATTCTTAAAAAATTTAAAGGAAATTCTAGAATATACAGATATCTCCGACTGTAGAATGGAGCAGGGGTCTTTGAGATGTGACGCCAATATTTCTTTACGCCAAGCCGGCACAGAAAAATTAAATACGAGGGTGGAGATTAAAAACCTTAACTCCTTCAAAGAAATTTTAAAGGCATTAAAGAAGGAAGAAAAGCGACAGCAGGAGTTATATCTTTATGGCGAAGGTCATAAAATTCAGCAGGAGACGAGGAAATGGGATGCAGCTAAAGGAAAGACTGTTGCTATGAGAAGCAAAGAAGAATCCCATGATTATAGATATTTTCCGGAGCCAGACTTGCCTCCAGTGATTATTGACCAGCATAAAATAGAAGAGATTGGAGCAACGCTTCCAGAGTTGCCGGCAGAAAAAAGAGCCCGTTTTATAGAAAAATACGGCGTGCAGAAGATGCAGGTAGATATTTTAGTAGCAAAAAAAGAGCTGGCAGATTATTTTGAAAAAGTAGTGGCGTTGGGAGCTATACCTATAGAGGCTGCCAACTGGATTACTGTAGATATGTTGAGACTCCTCAAAGATGAGGAAGAGACACAGGAAGTGCCATTAAAGCCAGAATATATCGTACAATTATTAAAGCTAATCGACGAGGGAAAAGTCAGTCGTACTGCAGCAAAAGAAGTACTGGAAGAACTATGGGGAACCGACAAAACTCCTGATCAAGTGGTGCAGGAAAAAGGTTTAAATCAAATTAGCGGTACAGAAGAACTAGAAAAGATCGTAATAGACATTATTAGTAAATATCCACAGGCAGTGGAGGATTACAAAAACGGTAAGGCACAAGCGGTGGGTTACTTAATGGGGCAGATCATGAAGGCTACCTCAGGTAAAGCAAATCCCCAAATGGTGAAAGAAATCATCGTTAATAAACTGAATGATTTTAAAATTTAA
- the gatA gene encoding Asp-tRNA(Asn)/Glu-tRNA(Gln) amidotransferase subunit GatA has product MKIHEMTIEEIKEGYSKKAFTVKEVVKAYYERIADKEEKVNALITLCEEEALRTAEEMDQKLEKGEALGLLGGIPVVIKDNICTKGIATTCASKMLQDFIPPYDATIVEKLKEAGAIIIGKANMDEFAMGSSTENSAFKTTRNPWHLQKVPGGSSGGSAAALAAGFAPLTIGSDTGGSIRQPAAFCGVVGLKPTYGLISRYGLIAFASSLDQIGPFGKTVKDCSLALQVMQGKDPMDATSYQGGYTEDYMVDLEKKVTGLKIGLPKEFFQEGLDEEIHHSIKEAIKLLEEMGAVVEEFSLPIVDTGLSAYYILSSAEASSNLARYDGVRYGYRPEAFEGIQELMMKSRTKAFGKEVKRRIMLGTYVLSSGYYDAYYKKAMMMKEKIRATFKEAFAKYDVILSPTSPVLPFGVGEKTEDPLEMYLSDIYTVNINIAGLPAITIPCGFSKSKLPIGLQLIGDHYAEKKLLTVAHQLEQAIGIHKEAADFKEV; this is encoded by the coding sequence ATGAAAATTCATGAAATGACGATTGAAGAAATTAAAGAAGGTTATAGTAAAAAAGCCTTTACCGTTAAAGAGGTAGTAAAAGCCTATTATGAGAGAATCGCCGATAAAGAGGAAAAGGTAAATGCCTTGATTACCCTTTGTGAAGAAGAGGCCCTCAGAACAGCAGAAGAAATGGATCAAAAACTAGAAAAGGGTGAAGCCTTGGGGCTCTTGGGGGGAATTCCAGTGGTGATTAAAGACAACATATGCACCAAGGGGATTGCAACCACCTGTGCTTCCAAAATGCTGCAGGATTTTATCCCCCCCTATGACGCCACAATCGTTGAAAAATTAAAAGAAGCAGGGGCGATCATTATAGGAAAAGCTAATATGGATGAATTTGCAATGGGATCTTCTACAGAAAATTCCGCTTTTAAGACCACGAGAAACCCTTGGCATCTTCAAAAAGTACCAGGTGGTTCTTCGGGAGGCTCTGCTGCAGCGTTGGCAGCAGGATTTGCTCCATTGACGATTGGCTCAGATACAGGAGGTTCCATAAGACAACCGGCAGCTTTTTGTGGTGTAGTAGGTTTAAAACCTACCTATGGTTTGATATCAAGATATGGATTAATCGCCTTTGCATCTTCTTTGGATCAAATAGGACCCTTTGGCAAAACCGTCAAGGACTGTAGTTTAGCATTGCAAGTCATGCAGGGAAAAGATCCAATGGATGCCACCAGTTATCAAGGAGGCTACACTGAAGACTATATGGTGGATTTAGAGAAGAAAGTCACAGGACTGAAGATAGGCTTACCGAAAGAATTTTTCCAAGAGGGATTAGATGAGGAGATTCATCATAGTATAAAAGAAGCTATAAAGCTATTGGAAGAAATGGGAGCGGTAGTAGAAGAGTTTTCTTTACCGATTGTGGATACGGGACTATCTGCTTACTACATCTTATCTTCTGCAGAAGCTAGCTCTAATCTTGCTAGATATGATGGGGTTCGGTATGGATATAGACCTGAGGCATTTGAAGGAATTCAAGAATTGATGATGAAGAGCAGGACAAAGGCCTTTGGCAAGGAAGTCAAAAGGAGAATTATGTTAGGAACTTATGTTCTTTCCTCTGGTTACTACGATGCCTACTATAAAAAAGCTATGATGATGAAGGAGAAAATCAGAGCCACTTTCAAAGAAGCCTTTGCTAAATATGATGTAATTTTAAGTCCTACCTCACCAGTGTTACCCTTCGGTGTGGGAGAAAAGACAGAAGATCCTCTTGAAATGTATCTATCAGATATTTATACAGTCAACATTAACATAGCTGGGCTGCCGGCGATTACGATACCTTGTGGTTTTAGTAAATCTAAACTGCCTATAGGATTGCAGTTAATAGGAGACCACTATGCTGAGAAAAAATTATTGACAGTAGCCCATCAATTAGAGCAAGCAATAGGGATTCATAAAGAAGCAGCTGATTTTAAGGAGGTGTAG
- the gatC gene encoding Asp-tRNA(Asn)/Glu-tRNA(Gln) amidotransferase subunit GatC: MKLTIEEVKYIAKLAKLQFTEEEAQSFAKDFEGILSHFDNLNKEDLTKIDLNNFHGKTAVLRKDEIQKLHNKEELYQNAKKLREGFIEIPKVIE; encoded by the coding sequence ATGAAGTTGACGATAGAAGAGGTAAAGTATATAGCTAAGCTTGCAAAATTACAGTTTACAGAGGAGGAGGCACAGAGCTTTGCAAAGGATTTTGAGGGGATTTTATCTCATTTTGATAACTTAAACAAAGAAGATTTAACGAAAATAGATCTTAACAACTTCCATGGAAAAACAGCTGTTTTAAGAAAAGATGAAATACAAAAACTTCATAACAAAGAGGAATTGTACCAAAACGCTAAAAAATTGCGAGAAGGATTTATTGAAATTCCCAAGGTTATAGAATAG
- the aspS gene encoding aspartate--tRNA(Asn) ligase — protein sequence MKRSFITEIKGEEEAVLLKGWIFKVKKFKTFGFVSLRDKTGILQLVLEDLDVLESLKTEMAVEVIGTPVKNEKVEGGIEIHIKDLTIIGNAYYDLLPFSINQKNVNTSLEMELDHRYISLRRPDRRAIFKVQEEIVTAFRDYFKDQGFSEIHTPKIIASGTEGGSEVFTVNYFDRRAFLAQSPQFYKQMMVGAGFESVFEIGHAYRAELHNTWRHLNEYVSLDVETGFIKDEEDLMNIQQQFIQHLFQHLTSACEKELKIHNITLPEIKDIPRIPLFEAQKILLEVYDKKSPVGNLDAEGEIVFSKYVKEKYDSDFVFLTKYPAIKRPMYTMPDEDYEGMTKSFDLIYKGLEITTGGQRIHDYEMLKENIIKFGSNPEDFGFYVESFKYGMPPHGGFAMGLERLTMKILDLQNIRESTLLPRDMGRITP from the coding sequence ATGAAGAGAAGCTTTATTACAGAAATAAAAGGGGAAGAGGAAGCCGTTTTATTGAAAGGCTGGATTTTTAAAGTCAAAAAATTCAAAACATTCGGATTTGTTTCCTTGAGAGATAAAACAGGAATTTTACAACTGGTTTTGGAGGACTTAGATGTTTTAGAAAGTCTTAAAACAGAGATGGCAGTAGAGGTAATAGGTACACCTGTTAAGAATGAAAAGGTGGAGGGAGGTATAGAAATACACATAAAAGACTTAACTATTATTGGTAATGCTTATTATGATCTTCTGCCCTTTAGCATCAATCAGAAAAACGTCAATACTTCTTTAGAAATGGAGCTGGATCACAGATATATAAGTCTTAGACGTCCTGACAGAAGAGCTATATTTAAGGTTCAAGAAGAAATCGTAACTGCCTTTAGAGATTATTTCAAAGATCAAGGTTTTTCAGAGATTCACACCCCTAAAATCATTGCCTCTGGTACAGAGGGAGGTTCGGAGGTATTTACTGTAAATTATTTTGACAGAAGAGCATTTTTAGCTCAAAGTCCTCAATTTTATAAGCAGATGATGGTAGGAGCGGGTTTTGAATCGGTATTTGAAATCGGCCACGCTTATAGAGCGGAGCTGCATAATACTTGGAGGCACTTAAATGAATATGTAAGCTTAGACGTTGAAACCGGCTTTATCAAAGATGAAGAAGATTTAATGAATATACAACAGCAGTTTATTCAGCATTTATTTCAACATCTTACAAGTGCCTGTGAAAAGGAGCTGAAGATCCATAATATTACATTGCCGGAGATCAAGGATATTCCTCGAATTCCTTTGTTTGAAGCTCAGAAGATACTGTTAGAGGTTTATGATAAAAAATCTCCAGTAGGAAACCTAGATGCTGAGGGAGAAATAGTGTTCTCAAAATATGTAAAGGAAAAGTATGATAGTGACTTTGTATTTCTAACAAAATATCCTGCTATAAAACGTCCAATGTACACCATGCCAGATGAAGATTACGAGGGAATGACAAAAAGCTTTGACTTGATTTACAAGGGTTTAGAGATCACAACTGGAGGACAGCGGATTCATGATTATGAAATGTTGAAGGAAAACATCATCAAGTTTGGATCAAACCCAGAGGACTTTGGTTTTTATGTAGAAAGTTTTAAATATGGTATGCCCCCACATGGAGGATTTGCTATGGGCCTTGAGCGGCTTACCATGAAGATTTTAGACTTACAAAACATTAGAGAATCTACTTTGTTACCTAGAGATATGGGAAGAATCACACCTTAG
- the ilvN gene encoding acetolactate synthase small subunit, which produces MHNTSNVIIQLTVNNHPGVMSHITGLFSRRAFNLEGILCGRLENGKVSRMYLLVKRDERMEQIIKQLEKLYDVMEVCVCVNYNAALFDDIHELIQENK; this is translated from the coding sequence TTGCATAATACATCAAATGTTATTATCCAGCTTACAGTAAACAATCATCCAGGGGTAATGTCTCATATTACAGGACTTTTCTCAAGAAGAGCCTTTAACTTAGAAGGAATTCTATGTGGGAGATTAGAGAACGGAAAGGTAAGTAGAATGTACTTGTTAGTGAAGAGGGATGAGAGAATGGAACAAATTATCAAGCAACTAGAAAAGCTTTATGATGTGATGGAGGTTTGCGTATGTGTAAACTATAATGCTGCATTATTTGATGATATACATGAATTGATTCAGGAAAATAAATAG
- the ilvB gene encoding biosynthetic-type acetolactate synthase large subunit, whose product MKYNGAEIIIKLLEEQGIDKISGIPGGTNLPIYHALNKSYKIQHILARHEQGAGFIAQGIARTTGKAAVCFATSGPGVTNLLTAIADAKLDSVPMVAITGQVPAALLGTDAFQEVDTCGLAIPITKHNFIVRSAKELFHVIPEAFKLAETGRPGPVVIDVPKNVQLEEIELQEWPKKQEEIINKNMVSLQDIEKIANMINRAERPLLYIGGGILQSNAHDFLYQLAKKNNIPVASTLMGLGCFPADDNLYLGMLGMHGAPYTNLILNETDLLIAFGVRFDDRATGRIAAFCPNAAVLHVDIDPAELDKNKLTNFSIAADIQMVLKELLPFLQENHRQQWISRIEEIKERHPFCMPEANASCHPLNIIKRISDLVDDDTIITTDVGQHQMWVAQAYPFKKPRRLLTSGGLGTMGFGLPTAIGAALANPDKKVICISGDGSFLMNIQELATLADLNLNIKVIILNNGGLGMVRQQQELFFQGNYIASSFITNPDFTGIATHFGIKGYALSHLDGGEGFLEEFLLAEGPCVINIPIACSENVMPIVPPGAANDQMMIGGEQLA is encoded by the coding sequence ATGAAGTATAACGGTGCTGAAATTATTATTAAACTGCTGGAGGAACAGGGGATAGATAAAATTAGTGGTATCCCAGGAGGAACAAATCTTCCTATCTATCATGCCCTCAACAAAAGCTATAAAATACAACATATTCTTGCAAGGCATGAACAAGGAGCAGGTTTTATAGCTCAAGGTATTGCTAGAACTACTGGTAAGGCTGCAGTTTGTTTTGCCACTTCTGGACCTGGAGTAACAAACCTACTGACAGCCATTGCAGATGCAAAACTTGATTCTGTTCCTATGGTTGCTATTACAGGGCAAGTACCAGCTGCACTTTTAGGTACTGATGCTTTCCAAGAGGTAGATACCTGTGGCTTAGCTATTCCTATCACGAAACACAACTTTATTGTACGTTCGGCTAAGGAACTGTTTCATGTTATTCCTGAAGCCTTTAAGTTGGCAGAAACAGGAAGACCTGGTCCTGTGGTAATTGATGTTCCTAAAAATGTGCAGTTAGAGGAAATAGAACTTCAAGAATGGCCTAAGAAACAAGAAGAGATTATCAACAAAAATATGGTAAGTCTACAGGATATAGAGAAGATCGCTAACATGATTAATAGGGCCGAGCGACCTTTATTGTATATCGGAGGAGGAATATTGCAATCTAACGCTCATGACTTCTTGTATCAACTTGCCAAGAAAAATAATATTCCTGTAGCCTCTACCCTAATGGGCTTAGGATGCTTTCCTGCAGATGATAACCTGTATTTGGGTATGCTGGGGATGCATGGAGCACCCTATACCAATTTAATCCTAAATGAAACTGATTTGTTAATAGCTTTTGGCGTACGCTTTGACGATCGAGCCACAGGGAGGATCGCAGCCTTTTGCCCCAATGCCGCTGTTTTGCATGTAGATATTGATCCGGCAGAATTGGATAAGAATAAGCTAACAAATTTTTCAATAGCTGCAGATATTCAGATGGTATTAAAGGAATTGCTTCCCTTTCTTCAAGAAAACCATAGACAACAATGGATTTCAAGGATAGAAGAAATCAAAGAAAGACATCCATTTTGCATGCCAGAGGCCAATGCGTCATGTCATCCTCTAAACATTATTAAAAGAATAAGTGATTTGGTAGATGATGATACAATTATTACTACGGATGTTGGTCAACATCAAATGTGGGTGGCACAGGCCTATCCCTTTAAGAAGCCTCGAAGATTACTAACTTCTGGGGGCTTAGGAACAATGGGTTTTGGATTACCTACTGCAATAGGAGCAGCTTTAGCAAACCCTGATAAAAAAGTAATTTGTATTAGCGGAGATGGTTCCTTCTTGATGAACATTCAGGAGCTGGCAACGTTAGCAGATTTAAATCTAAACATAAAGGTGATTATACTAAATAATGGTGGTTTAGGCATGGTAAGGCAACAGCAGGAATTGTTTTTTCAAGGAAATTATATAGCTTCAAGTTTTATTACCAATCCCGATTTTACGGGTATTGCTACACACTTTGGGATAAAGGGTTATGCTTTAAGCCACTTAGATGGAGGAGAAGGGTTTCTAGAGGAATTTTTATTAGCAGAGGGCCCTTGTGTAATCAATATACCGATAGCTTGTAGTGAAAATGTTATGCCTATTGTTCCGCCGGGGGCAGCAAATGATCAAATGATGATAGGAGGAGAGCAACTTGCATAA
- a CDS encoding sodium:solute symporter family protein, which produces MNIPLIIVLVYILALFALSMHARKLAAKGSEDFLLAGRKLTTPLVAVTITGLAIGGASTIGVAEQAYNVGLAAGWYNVAWGAGAIIMGLVAAAKYRNLNVTTVPELFEKYYDTKGRIICVVGQITIQLVITALQCVSGGAILASLLPQIFTFQSGMLTSTILFVGITFIGGMMGAGFTNLLNIALIYVGIIAATLISIFSQGGLANVAAQLPPEVPYFHLTNGLGWVVIMGWFAVMVTQVMSLQATVQISCSAKDAKTARNGFILGGLLMIPIGFLSALMGIVARTIFPDISATLALPQVIMSLNPIIAGVTLAALWAAGISTGCNLLLGSATLFSQDIYKRFINPNVSEKNFYVVTKVCVAILGVFSYVAALTIVTIVQTLLVALSLTTAFTIIILFTVFAPGLCRKNSAFYTILVGIIVLVLWQFVPAIRVVPHVIYLEWIVCLITFLIIPMFDKNPVANIAATEALEN; this is translated from the coding sequence ATGAATATTCCTTTGATTATTGTGTTGGTATACATTTTGGCCTTATTTGCATTGAGTATGCATGCCCGTAAACTAGCTGCTAAAGGCAGCGAAGATTTTCTATTAGCTGGTAGAAAGCTTACTACTCCGCTGGTAGCGGTTACTATTACTGGCTTAGCCATAGGTGGAGCTTCTACTATTGGTGTTGCTGAGCAAGCTTACAATGTTGGCTTAGCTGCAGGTTGGTACAATGTGGCCTGGGGAGCAGGAGCTATTATTATGGGTTTAGTGGCAGCAGCTAAATACAGAAATTTAAATGTTACTACTGTACCAGAGTTATTTGAAAAGTATTATGATACTAAAGGACGTATTATCTGTGTAGTTGGACAAATTACGATTCAGTTGGTAATCACAGCCCTGCAATGTGTATCTGGTGGAGCTATTTTAGCTTCCCTACTACCTCAAATCTTTACCTTCCAAAGCGGTATGCTTACCAGCACCATTCTTTTTGTAGGCATTACATTTATAGGAGGTATGATGGGAGCAGGATTTACTAACCTTCTAAACATTGCTTTGATTTATGTTGGAATTATAGCAGCTACGCTAATCTCCATTTTTTCACAAGGAGGTCTTGCTAACGTTGCCGCTCAATTACCTCCCGAAGTACCTTACTTCCATTTAACTAATGGTTTAGGTTGGGTAGTCATTATGGGATGGTTTGCTGTTATGGTTACACAAGTAATGTCCCTGCAGGCTACTGTACAGATTTCCTGCAGTGCAAAGGATGCAAAAACTGCCCGAAACGGATTTATTCTTGGAGGCCTATTAATGATTCCTATCGGATTCTTGTCTGCTTTGATGGGTATTGTGGCAAGAACGATTTTCCCAGATATCAGTGCCACACTAGCTTTGCCACAGGTTATTATGTCTCTAAATCCCATTATCGCAGGAGTTACTCTAGCTGCTCTATGGGCGGCAGGAATTTCTACAGGTTGTAATTTATTATTGGGTTCCGCTACCTTATTTTCACAAGATATTTATAAAAGATTTATCAATCCTAATGTAAGCGAGAAAAATTTCTACGTTGTTACAAAGGTTTGTGTAGCTATCCTAGGCGTATTCTCCTATGTGGCAGCCTTAACAATCGTCACAATTGTTCAAACCCTATTGGTTGCATTAAGTTTGACTACTGCCTTCACTATCATTATTTTATTTACTGTATTTGCTCCAGGACTTTGTAGAAAGAACTCAGCTTTCTATACGATTCTAGTAGGAATTATTGTATTAGTTCTATGGCAGTTTGTACCAGCTATAAGAGTAGTTCCACATGTTATTTACTTAGAATGGATTGTATGCTTAATAACATTTTTAATTATACCGATGTTTGACAAAAATCCTGTAGCTAACATAGCAGCAACAGAAGCGTTGGAAAACTAA